In a genomic window of Scomber japonicus isolate fScoJap1 chromosome 17, fScoJap1.pri, whole genome shotgun sequence:
- the sesn1 gene encoding sestrin-1 isoform X2: MFYSPKIVNVQRGHEMRHAVAPAENVENNSFAVTNLLKICTHCERLSKKDLGVRIPRPLGNGPSRFIPEKEILHVSKVDARTQSIFEDAFAALGRLDNISLVMGFHPQYLEGFLRTQHYLLQMDGPLSLHYRHYIGIMAAARHQCSYLVNLHVNDFLQVGGDPKWLNGLDKAPQKLQQLGELNKILAHRPWLLTKEHIECLLKAEEHSWSLAELIHAVVLLTHYHSLASFTFGCGIMPEIHCDGGHTFRPPSLSQYCVCDIANGNGHAYHHDDPLGDHEMCGEVEVLMERMKQLQECRDDEEASQEEMATRFEREKTESMLVVTAEDEECVPSRDISRHFEDPSYGYKDFSRRGEHVPTFRVQDYSWEDHGFSLVNRLYPDVGQMLDEKFQMAYNLTYNTMATHKDVDTSMLRRAIWNYIHCMFGIRYDDYDYGEINQLLDRSFKIYIKTMVCSPEKTTKRMYESFWRQFQHSEKVHVNLLLMEARMQAELLYALRAITRYMT, from the exons atgttttattccccTAAAATAGTTAATGTGCAGCGAGGACACGAGATGAGGCACGCTGTCGCACCAGCTGAAAACGTGGAAAATAATTCTTTCGCAGTGACAAACCTGTTAAAGATATGTACCCATTGTGAACGGCTAAGCAAAAAG GACTTGGGTGTAAGAATCCCAAGACCCCTAGGTAACGGACCAAGTAGATTTATCCCTGAAAAAGAG ATTCTTCACGTCAGTAAAGTGGACGCCAGGACACAGTCGATATTTGAGGATGCATTTGCAGCCCTCGGTCGCCTTGACAACATTTCCCTGGTGATGGGCTTCCACCCGCAGTACCTGGAGGGTTTTCTGCGGACGCAGCACTACCTGCTGCAGATGGATGGACCCCTGTCTTTGCACTACCGACACTACATCGGCATCATG GCGGCAGCTAGACACCAGTGCTCCTACTTGGTCAACCTGCATGTAAACGACTTCCTCCAGGTTGGAGGAGATCCGAAGTGGCTCAACGGCCTGGACAAAGCCCcgcagaagctgcagcagcttgGCGAGCTCAACAAAATCTTGGCCCACCGACCGTGGCTCCTCACCAAGGAACACATCGAG tgcCTTCTGAAGGCTGAGGAACACAGCTGGTCACTTGCGGAGCTCATTCACGCTGTGGTCCTCCTCACACACTACCACTCCCTCGCATCCTTCACCTTCGGCTGCGGCATCATGCCCGAGATCCACTGCGATGGCGGACACACTTTCAGACCTCCCTCCCTCAGCCAGTACTGCGTCTGTGACATCGCCAACGGCAACGGTCACGCTTATCACCACGATGATCCACTTGGCGACCAT GAGATGTGTGGCGAGGTGGAGGTGCTGATGGAGCGCAtgaagcagctgcaggagtGCCGTGATGATGAAGAGGCCAGCCAAGAGGAGATGGCCACTCGCTTTGAGAGGGAGAAGACGGAGAGCATGCTGGTGGTCACAGCAGAGGACGAGGAGTGTGTCCCCTCCAGAGACATCTCCCGACACTTTGAGGACCCCAGTTACGGCTACAAAGACTTCTCCAGGAGGGGGGAGCACGTGCCCACATTCAGAGTACAG GACTACAGCTGGGAGGACCACGGCTTCTCTCTGGTCAACAGACTGTATCCTGACGTCGGTCAGATGTTGGATGAGAAGTTTCAAATGGCCTACAACCTGACCTACAACACCATGGCAACACACAAGGATGTGGACACCAGCATGCTGCGCAGGGCCATCTGGAACTACATCCACTGCATGTTCGGCATCAG GTATGATGACTACGATTACGGAGAGATAAACCAGCTGCTGGACCGTAGCTTTAAGATCTATATCAAGACCATGGTGTGTAGTCCTGAGAAGACCACCAAACGAATGTATGAGAGTTTCTGGAGGCAGTTTCAGCACTCCGAGAAG GTCCATGTTAATCTGCTTCTTATGGAAGCGCGAATGCAGGCAGAACTGTTATACGCTCTGAGAGCGATCACCCGCTACATGACATGA
- the armc2 gene encoding armadillo repeat-containing protein 2 encodes MASMERKHEICSPFIPQRNTLRKTSAEIVSEARHSLRIQSTQRPFTPRDGQRQLFGKRSARTDCDNRPPSTFSLHSQNFDAPDSRPGSGTRLSPLDHKPKFPVPCDAEDPFKAFPKPPTDPLEVRRGLAGARARLLRTGSLTTLPPVEGYADVKERLKPGPGQKQLSAKGLAVTDHTEVHGGPHKPGPRRTASESRIMWPGVDSGVRPTECRAGWRTGLGNGDDTTSTEEDVESLVWNNAVAPLLQQLEAVAAGSSEGSMDHLCDLCDSLHGTLAEGDMLGRRCKRRSGILRTLFRLIDFNSVQLNLHIAKLCLALCVSGNNLLNICKLIFKISRSESNDILFQNNSIIDSLLGVLSSEDVSASGEALLYCVGTLKFLSGNSAILRLLLDKNCLGVAQKLIQRLYIVEDTFFTIAGHIFVQLTATLRNLADHPDSRPLFVSFSILPELCQVLRHHHKDQEICTNISRIYSKLSSYSECRLALAQTPGCYQLFLELLSKHHQKQDLVVRLLFTLGNLTAKSDEARQQLFQCKGCMDTLLQLYDSYQQRNDSPHKPSKKGPLSRSKSTAATVVSEQEYEDVLVKLVRVFANMCIHPAVGPALANNTACIQLLMETLEMRSVEESEELLVNVAATINNLSFYQEESSVLRHSQLIMAKLMLKLVLSSSMDAMLEATRVYGNMSQSKDVRDFIMQNKVHQFVVTLLDSKSTEMCFSACGVLTNLALDPTNRVSLSLEGATTKLADCLKDLGAGDWQLAGQVCQALWNMVGGGSEKLLDAQEAESLLEILTAYSDQEDALKCTENEDARDFHRACWELEFLPIAQKLIKILQPVVLTA; translated from the exons ATGGCCTCTATGGAGAGGAAACATGAGATTTGCAGTCCGTTCATCCCGCAACGCAACACTTTGAGGAAGACAAGTGCAGAAATAGTCAGTGAAGCCAGACACTCGCTGCGAATTCAATCCACCCAGCGACCGTTTACTCCCAGAGATGGACAAAGGCAACTTTTTGGGAAGAGATCTGCTCGCACAGACTGTGACAACAGACCTCCATCTACCTTTAG CCTACATTCACAAAATTTTGATGCTCCTGACTCCAGGCCAGGTTCAGGGACTCGCCTCTCTCCTCTGGACCAT AAGCCAAAGTTTCCAGTCCCCTGTGATGCTGAGGATCCATTCAAGGCTTTTCCCAAACCCCCCACTGACCCACTGGAAGTAAGGAGGGGGCTGGCAGGGGCACGGGCACGCCTCCTCAGGACTGGCTCTCTCACCACGCTACCTCCTGTAGAGGGATATGCAGATG TGAAAGAGAGATTAAAGCCAGGCCCTGGACAAAAGCAGCTGTCAGCTAAAGGACTCGCTGTTACCGACCACACAGAGGTCCATGGTGGTCCCCACAAACCTGGCCCACGCAGAACAGCAAGTGAAAG TAGAATAATGTGGCCTGGTGTTGACTCAGGCGTTAGACCCACAGAGTGCAGAGCAGGATGGAGAACAG GGTTGGGGAATGGAGACGATACCACAAGCACAGAGGAGGATGTAGAGTCACTGGTGTGGAATAATGCAGTCGCTCCTCTTCTCCAACAGCTGGAGGCTGTAGCTGCAG GCAGCTCTGAGGGTTCGATGGACCAtctgtgtgatttgtgtgacagtCTCCATGGCACCTTGGCAGAAGGGGACATGCTCGGCCGACGCTGTAAGAGGCGGTCTGGGATACTGCGAACACTGTTCCGCCTCATTGACTTCAACTCTGTCCAGCTCAACCTGCACATCGCCAAGCTCTGCCTTGCT ctgtgtgtcagtgGAAACAACTTGCTAAACATCTGTAAACTCATCTTCAAGATAAGTCGCAGTGAAAGCAACGACATCCTCTTCCAGAACAACTCTATCATAG ACTCATTGCTGGGCGTGCTGAGCAGTGAAGACGTGTCTGCATCCGGAGAAGCTCTGCTGTACTGTGTCGGTACTCTGAAATTTCTCTCTGGAAACAGCGCAATCCTCAGACTTCTGCTGGACAAGAACTGTCTTGGTGTGGCTCAGAAACTCATCCAGAGACTCTACATAGTTGAAGACACCTTCTTCACTATAGCAGGGCACATCTTTGTACAG CTGACAGCGACTCTCAGGAACCTTGCTGATCACCCTGATTCCCGTCCACTATTCGTCTCCTTTTCCATACTGCCAGAGCTCTGTCAGGTGCTGCGTCATCATCACAAAGATCAAGAGATATGCACTAACATTTCCAGAATATATag tAAACTCTCCTCTTACTCTGAGTGCCGCCTCGCTCTGGCCCAGACCCCCGGCTGTTACCAACTATTTTTAGAACTGCTGAGCAAACATCACCAAAAACAG GACCTTGTGGTGCGCCTCCTTTTCACCCTGGGGAACCTCACAGCCAAAAGTGACGAGGCTCGGCAGCAGCTCTTCCAGTGCAAAGGCTGCATggacacactcctccagctgtaCGACAGTTACCAGCAAAGAAATGACTCACCACACAAACCCTCAAAGAAAGGTCCCCTCTCCCGCAGCAAGTCCACCGCCGCAACGGTGGTGAGCGAGCAGGAGTATGAGGACGTGCTGGTGAAGCTGGTCAGGGTGTTTGCGAACATGTGTATCCACCCAGCTGTGGGACCAGCATTAGCCAACAACACAGCCTGCATTCAGTTGTTGATGGAGACACTTG agatgAGGTCTGTGGAGGAGAGCGAGGAGCTGTTGGTGAACGTGGCAGCCACCATCAATAACCTGTCCTTCTATCAGGAAGAAAGCTCTGTGCTCAGACACAGTCAACTCATCATGGCTAAGT tgatgTTGAAGTTGGTGCTCAGCTCCAGTATGGATGCCATGCTTGAGGCCACCCGTGTCTATGGAAACATGTCACAGTCCAAGGATGTGCGGGACTTTATTATGCAAAATAAAG TACACCAGTTTGTGGTGACGCTGCTGGACTCAAAAAgcactgaaatgtgtttttcagccTGCGGGGTCCTCACTAACCTGGCTCTGGACCCAACCAACCGGGTCAGCCTTTCACTAGAGGGGGCTACTACCAA GCTGGCAGACTGCCTGAAAGACCTCGGAGCAGGTGATTGGCAGCTGGCAGGCCAAGTTTGTCAGGCCTTATGGAACATGGTTGGTGGCGGCTCAGAGAAGTTGCTGGATGCACAAGAAGCAGAGTCACTGCTGGAGATCCTCACTGCATACTCAG ATCAAGAAGATGCTCTGAAGTGTACAGAAAATGAAGATGCAAGGGACTTCCACAGAGCATGCTGGGAGTTAGAGTTCCTCCCTATAGCTCAAAAACTGATAAAGATTCTCCAGCCTGTGGTCCTGACAGCCTGA